Proteins encoded within one genomic window of Formosa agariphila KMM 3901:
- a CDS encoding glycoside hydrolase family 3 N-terminal domain-containing protein translates to MKKLLFTFLVSTGTIFFSCQRTYTQSKDYKNASLTIEERVDALLPKMSLEEKVAQMRIFHANIGVEAEGNGNLKLSDKVIEKLKLGIAGIKNPGEHMDPVAAAKFNNDLQKYIIENNRWGIPALFVTESYNGVDAAGSTRFGRPLTSAASFNPQLVNRIWDVVGREARLRGMHMCHSPEADLVRDPRFGRMSEAFGEDTYLTTQMVVNAINGVQGNYDGLGNGTHIGAVAKHFAGYGQVLGGSNFAAIEISPRTLIDEIYPPFEAAVKEAKTLGIMASHGDINGVASHGNPELLTGVLRDQWGFKGYVVSDSNDIARLFYFMNVAESPEEAAQMGLEAGIDIDLYAEDSYAYLPEMVKKNPNLEKLIDRSVRRVLRTKFILGLFDNPYIDIEEVKKGVRANSSLTLAKESDLESIILLKNENKILPLNKNKTTKIALLGPLVKDDTKSMFETVASKHISFVAEKGFHLTDEKGGAPKLLERDENAISKMVNMAKNSDLSILFLGGDEFTSKEAFFNNALGDRATIEPVGAQDELIEKIKALGKPVIVVLKHRRTLAINTISEQADAILDTWDLSEFGDESTARIIFGEVSPSGKLPVTVPRSIGQIPFHYSMKEINYKKGYLFMEDGPLYPFGYGLSYSNFEYSDIKKSNSEMTKDSEIEVSVTIKNTGNVKAKEVVQMYIKDVKGSVIRPDKELKGFEKISLNPGESKKVSFKITPEMLKFTGLKMEKVLESGEYTVMIGTSSVDYKKTSFQLKK, encoded by the coding sequence ATGAAAAAATTACTATTTACATTTTTAGTATCAACTGGCACGATATTCTTTTCTTGTCAACGAACCTATACCCAGTCAAAAGATTATAAAAACGCAAGCCTAACCATTGAAGAGCGTGTTGATGCATTATTACCTAAAATGTCTCTAGAAGAAAAAGTTGCTCAAATGCGAATTTTTCATGCTAATATTGGAGTAGAAGCAGAAGGCAATGGTAACTTAAAATTATCTGATAAGGTAATTGAAAAACTAAAATTAGGAATAGCAGGAATTAAAAACCCGGGGGAACACATGGACCCTGTTGCTGCGGCAAAATTTAATAACGATCTTCAAAAATATATTATAGAAAACAACCGTTGGGGTATTCCAGCATTATTTGTAACCGAATCTTATAATGGAGTGGACGCTGCAGGAAGTACACGTTTTGGACGCCCTTTAACATCGGCAGCGTCATTTAACCCGCAACTTGTAAACCGTATTTGGGATGTAGTTGGTAGAGAAGCTAGATTAAGAGGGATGCACATGTGTCATTCACCTGAAGCCGATTTGGTACGAGATCCGCGTTTTGGTAGAATGAGTGAAGCTTTTGGTGAAGATACATATTTAACAACCCAAATGGTTGTAAACGCTATTAATGGAGTTCAAGGAAATTACGATGGCTTAGGAAATGGAACACATATTGGAGCGGTCGCAAAACACTTCGCGGGTTACGGACAAGTTTTGGGAGGTTCTAATTTTGCCGCTATTGAAATTTCTCCAAGAACACTAATAGATGAAATTTATCCACCCTTTGAAGCGGCTGTAAAAGAGGCTAAAACACTTGGTATTATGGCATCTCATGGTGATATCAATGGTGTTGCTAGTCACGGGAATCCGGAATTATTAACCGGTGTGTTGAGAGATCAATGGGGGTTTAAAGGTTATGTGGTTTCAGATTCTAATGATATAGCGCGTTTATTTTATTTTATGAATGTGGCCGAATCTCCAGAAGAGGCTGCGCAAATGGGGCTAGAAGCTGGAATAGATATCGATTTGTATGCCGAAGATTCGTATGCCTACTTGCCAGAAATGGTAAAGAAAAATCCAAACTTAGAGAAATTAATTGATCGCTCGGTTAGACGTGTGCTGCGTACAAAATTTATTTTAGGTCTTTTTGATAATCCATATATCGATATAGAAGAAGTTAAAAAAGGTGTGCGTGCTAATTCTTCATTAACATTGGCTAAAGAATCCGATTTAGAATCTATTATTCTTCTAAAAAATGAAAATAAAATCTTACCATTAAATAAAAATAAAACAACTAAAATAGCTCTTTTAGGGCCGTTAGTTAAGGACGATACCAAATCAATGTTTGAGACTGTAGCTTCAAAACATATTTCTTTCGTAGCAGAAAAGGGATTTCATTTAACCGATGAAAAAGGTGGCGCACCCAAACTCCTAGAACGCGACGAAAATGCCATTTCTAAAATGGTAAATATGGCTAAAAATTCTGATCTATCAATTTTATTTTTAGGAGGTGACGAGTTTACATCTAAAGAAGCTTTTTTTAATAATGCTTTAGGAGATCGCGCAACTATAGAGCCTGTAGGCGCTCAAGACGAGCTTATAGAAAAAATAAAAGCTTTAGGGAAACCTGTTATTGTGGTTTTAAAGCACCGCAGAACCTTGGCCATTAATACGATTTCAGAACAAGCAGATGCCATTTTAGATACGTGGGATTTAAGTGAGTTTGGAGATGAATCTACAGCTAGAATTATATTTGGAGAAGTATCGCCATCGGGTAAACTTCCGGTTACTGTGCCAAGATCTATAGGTCAAATTCCTTTTCATTATAGTATGAAAGAAATCAATTATAAGAAAGGCTATCTATTTATGGAAGATGGTCCGCTTTATCCATTTGGTTATGGTTTAAGTTATAGCAATTTTGAATATTCAGATATAAAAAAATCTAATTCAGAAATGACAAAAGATTCAGAAATAGAAGTTAGCGTCACTATTAAAAATACAGGGAATGTTAAGGCAAAAGAAGTTGTCCAAATGTATATTAAAGATGTAAAAGGGTCTGTTATTAGACCAGATAAGGAACTTAAAGGTTTCGAGAAAATTTCACTTAACCCTGGCGAAAGCAAAAAAGTGTCCTTTAAAATTACTCCCGAAATGTTAAAGTTTACAGGCCTTAAAATGGAAAAAGTACTGGAGTCTGGAGAATATACCGTAATGATTGGAACCTCTTCTG
- a CDS encoding Gfo/Idh/MocA family protein gives MESRINWGIIGCGNVAEVKSGPAFYKTENSTLVAVMRRNEDKVIDFANRHGVANWTTNAEALIQNDLINAVYIATPPSSHLQYALRAINVGKNVYLEKPMVLNNHEANILVEAVKRSNVKVTVAHYRRELPVYLKIKELLDSNVIGNVISAEIQIKQTRNTNLIAKTEVNWRTIPEISGGGYFHDIAPHQIDLMCHYFGEVENIKKGSCKENQVSHQDVSGEVLFKNGVQFSGTWNFNALEDKDECTIKGERGSISFSFYTSTITVSKNGLIESYHYENPEHVQQPMIEKTVGYFLAHNSNPCSVEEAAMVTHIMDVFCGT, from the coding sequence ATGGAGAGTAGGATAAATTGGGGAATTATAGGTTGTGGCAATGTCGCAGAGGTTAAAAGCGGACCGGCTTTTTATAAAACTGAAAACTCAACTTTAGTGGCAGTAATGCGCAGAAATGAAGACAAAGTAATAGATTTTGCTAATCGACATGGTGTTGCAAACTGGACTACTAATGCTGAGGCGTTAATACAAAATGACTTGATAAACGCCGTATATATAGCTACACCACCTTCATCGCATTTACAATATGCGCTTCGAGCCATAAATGTTGGTAAAAATGTGTATTTAGAAAAACCAATGGTACTAAACAACCACGAAGCAAATATACTTGTAGAAGCGGTTAAAAGGAGTAATGTAAAAGTTACTGTAGCGCATTATAGACGAGAGTTGCCAGTATATTTAAAAATTAAAGAACTATTAGATTCCAACGTTATTGGGAACGTAATATCGGCCGAAATACAAATAAAACAAACCCGAAATACGAATTTAATTGCTAAAACAGAAGTGAACTGGAGAACTATTCCTGAAATTTCTGGAGGTGGATATTTTCATGATATAGCGCCTCATCAAATCGATTTGATGTGTCATTATTTTGGTGAGGTAGAAAACATAAAGAAAGGAAGCTGTAAAGAAAATCAAGTTTCTCATCAAGACGTAAGTGGTGAGGTTTTATTTAAAAACGGCGTACAATTTTCAGGGACTTGGAATTTCAATGCTTTAGAAGATAAAGACGAATGCACAATTAAAGGTGAAAGGGGCAGTATTTCATTTTCGTTTTATACTAGTACAATAACCGTTTCTAAAAACGGACTAATTGAAAGTTACCATTATGAAAACCCAGAGCATGTGCAACAACCCATGATAGAAAAAACTGTTGGTTATTTTTTAGCACATAATTCAAATCCTTGCTCTGTGGAAGAAGCAGCCATGGTGACCCACATTATGGATGTTTTTTGTGGAACGTAA
- a CDS encoding sulfatase-like hydrolase/transferase, whose protein sequence is MIKYKAIINLVFIAVFFNNAMSQTVKKEKPNIIFILTDDQRFDAIGYAGNKFVNTPEMDKLAQQGTYFDHAIVTTPICAASRASLWTGLHERSHNFNFQTGNVREEYMNNAYPKLLKNNGYYTGFYGKYGVRYDNLESQFDEFESYDRNNRYKDKRGYYYKTINNDTVHLTRYTGQQAIDFIDKNATNTQPFMLSLSFSAPHAHDGAPEQYFWQTTTDALLQDTTLPGPDLADEKYFLAQPQAVRDGFNRLRWTWRYDDPEKYQHSLKGYYRMISGIDLEIKKIRDKLKEKGVDKNTVIIVMGDNGYFLGERQLAGKWLMYDNSIRVPLIVFDPRVNKHQDISEMVLNIDVTQTIADLAGVKAPESWQGKSLLPLVKQETSTISRDTILIEHLWDFENIPPSEGVRTEEWKYFRYVNDKTIEELYNIKKDPKEINNLIGKKKYQNVAKALREKLDELIAKNSDEFRAGPSDLTVELIRQPESEVKIFDLKPEFGWTVPLSSKYQSAYQLLVASSETIINANNGDVWDSGQVRSSQSTNVDFGGKPLKIGETYYWKVRIWDEENRLVDYSKAQKFTIGESDNYIISTENKFVTDKIKPSKFENRDGVYFIDFGKAAFATMEFNYQAKTPHTLTIRVGEMIDENGNVNRTPPAKSNIRYQELKVEVKPGQTRYRIPIQTDERNTRPNKAIPLPKGFPPLLPFRYAEIEGAQSSINANDVEQLAYHTFWDEKASSFKSDNNILNQVWDLSKYSIKATTFNGLYVDGDRERIPYEADAYLNQLSHYTTDREYAMARRTIEYFMKNPTWPTEWQQHVALLLYADYMYTGNTELVERYYEALKHKSLYELSNEDGLITSTKVDAEFMKKLGFPEGYKKPLTDIVDWPGANFNGSKTPGERDGFVFQPYNTVINSFFYENMKIMAQFAKILGKTDEVLDFELRAAKAKKAVNEQMFDKKRGIYVDGIGTDHASLHANMMPLAFGLVPQEHVDTVVEFVKSRGMACSVYGAQFLLDGLYNVGEADYALDLLASTSERSWYNMIRIGSTITLEAWDNKYKNNLDWNHAWGAVPANAIPRGLWGIKPKTAGFGIASIKPQMGKLKSSQITVPTVRGAIHATFTHNGPRSQTYEIEIPGNMVAEFSLDDIDGKDLIHNGQKVPAAFGAVQLSPGKHIIELKINSF, encoded by the coding sequence ATGATAAAATATAAAGCTATAATTAACCTTGTATTTATTGCTGTATTTTTTAACAATGCAATGTCTCAAACTGTAAAAAAAGAGAAACCAAATATCATTTTCATTTTAACAGACGATCAGCGTTTTGATGCTATAGGTTATGCTGGTAACAAATTTGTTAATACACCAGAAATGGACAAATTGGCCCAACAAGGGACCTATTTTGATCATGCTATTGTAACCACGCCTATTTGTGCTGCAAGTCGTGCGTCTTTATGGACTGGTTTACACGAAAGATCTCATAATTTTAACTTTCAAACAGGTAATGTTAGAGAAGAATACATGAATAATGCCTATCCAAAATTATTAAAGAATAATGGATATTATACAGGGTTTTATGGTAAATATGGTGTGCGATATGATAACCTTGAGAGTCAATTTGATGAATTTGAGTCTTATGACAGGAATAATAGATATAAAGACAAAAGAGGCTATTACTATAAGACTATTAATAACGATACTGTACATTTAACGCGTTATACTGGGCAACAAGCCATAGACTTTATAGATAAGAATGCTACTAACACACAACCATTTATGTTATCTTTAAGCTTTAGTGCTCCGCATGCTCATGATGGGGCTCCAGAGCAATATTTTTGGCAAACCACAACAGATGCTTTACTTCAAGATACTACACTTCCAGGTCCAGACTTAGCAGACGAAAAATACTTTTTAGCACAACCGCAAGCTGTTCGAGATGGGTTTAATAGGTTACGATGGACATGGCGTTACGACGACCCTGAAAAATATCAACACAGTTTAAAAGGATATTACAGAATGATTTCTGGAATAGATCTAGAAATAAAGAAAATTCGTGATAAATTAAAAGAAAAAGGTGTAGACAAAAACACCGTAATTATTGTAATGGGAGACAATGGTTACTTTTTAGGTGAACGCCAATTAGCCGGAAAATGGTTAATGTACGATAACTCTATTCGCGTACCATTAATTGTTTTTGATCCTCGTGTAAATAAACATCAAGATATATCCGAAATGGTGTTAAATATCGATGTAACACAAACCATAGCAGATTTAGCAGGAGTAAAAGCTCCAGAATCTTGGCAAGGTAAAAGCTTGCTACCTCTAGTAAAGCAAGAGACCAGTACCATTAGCAGAGACACAATTCTTATAGAGCATTTATGGGATTTTGAAAATATACCTCCAAGTGAAGGTGTCCGAACTGAAGAATGGAAATACTTTCGTTATGTAAATGACAAAACGATAGAAGAGTTATATAACATCAAAAAAGATCCTAAAGAAATTAATAATTTAATAGGAAAGAAAAAATACCAGAATGTCGCTAAGGCACTTCGCGAAAAACTAGATGAGTTAATCGCAAAAAATAGTGATGAGTTTAGAGCTGGACCGTCTGATTTAACTGTTGAACTTATTAGACAGCCTGAATCTGAAGTTAAAATTTTCGATCTTAAACCAGAGTTTGGTTGGACCGTTCCGTTGAGCTCTAAATACCAATCGGCATATCAGTTATTAGTGGCTTCTAGCGAAACGATAATTAATGCCAATAATGGCGATGTTTGGGATAGTGGCCAAGTGCGATCTTCGCAATCTACTAATGTGGATTTTGGAGGAAAACCATTAAAAATAGGTGAAACGTACTATTGGAAAGTAAGAATTTGGGATGAAGAAAACCGATTGGTAGACTATTCTAAAGCACAAAAATTCACAATAGGCGAAAGTGATAACTATATTATTTCTACCGAAAATAAATTTGTAACAGATAAGATTAAGCCTTCAAAATTTGAGAATAGAGATGGTGTGTATTTTATAGATTTCGGAAAAGCTGCATTTGCAACAATGGAGTTTAATTATCAAGCCAAAACACCACATACCTTAACTATTAGAGTAGGTGAAATGATCGATGAGAACGGCAACGTAAACAGAACACCACCAGCAAAAAGTAACATTCGTTATCAGGAGTTGAAGGTGGAGGTTAAACCTGGCCAAACTAGATATAGAATTCCTATACAAACAGACGAGAGAAATACAAGACCTAACAAGGCTATTCCGTTGCCAAAAGGATTTCCTCCTTTGTTACCTTTTAGATATGCAGAAATTGAAGGCGCACAATCTTCTATTAATGCTAACGATGTAGAACAATTAGCGTATCATACGTTTTGGGACGAAAAAGCGAGTAGTTTTAAAAGCGATAATAATATTTTAAATCAAGTTTGGGATTTAAGCAAATATTCCATTAAAGCCACAACTTTTAATGGGCTGTATGTAGATGGCGATAGAGAACGTATTCCTTACGAAGCTGATGCTTATCTTAATCAATTAAGTCATTATACAACAGACAGGGAATATGCAATGGCTCGCAGAACTATCGAGTATTTCATGAAAAACCCTACATGGCCAACAGAATGGCAGCAACATGTAGCATTGTTACTTTATGCAGATTATATGTATACAGGAAATACCGAGTTGGTTGAGCGTTATTATGAAGCCCTAAAACATAAATCCCTATACGAGCTTTCTAATGAAGATGGGCTTATAACTTCTACGAAAGTAGATGCCGAGTTTATGAAAAAATTGGGCTTCCCCGAAGGATACAAAAAGCCTTTAACAGATATTGTAGACTGGCCAGGGGCTAATTTCAATGGAAGCAAAACGCCCGGCGAACGTGACGGATTTGTATTTCAGCCCTATAATACGGTAATAAATTCGTTCTTCTACGAGAATATGAAAATCATGGCGCAATTTGCAAAAATCTTAGGGAAAACCGATGAGGTTTTAGATTTCGAACTTAGAGCAGCCAAAGCTAAAAAAGCTGTGAACGAGCAAATGTTCGATAAAAAACGTGGTATTTATGTTGATGGCATTGGAACCGATCATGCTTCACTACATGCTAATATGATGCCTTTAGCCTTTGGTTTGGTCCCTCAAGAACATGTAGATACTGTAGTAGAATTTGTAAAATCTCGTGGAATGGCCTGTAGTGTTTATGGTGCACAATTCTTATTGGATGGATTATACAATGTGGGGGAAGCAGATTATGCACTCGATTTATTAGCAAGTACCTCAGAAAGAAGTTGGTATAATATGATTCGTATAGGCTCTACCATTACTCTAGAAGCTTGGGATAATAAGTATAAAAACAATCTCGATTGGAATCATGCGTGGGGAGCAGTGCCTGCAAATGCAATCCCTAGAGGCTTATGGGGAATTAAACCTAAAACGGCAGGATTTGGTATAGCAAGTATAAAACCACAAATGGGTAAACTTAAGTCTAGCCAAATTACCGTGCCTACCGTACGTGGTGCAATACATGCAACATTTACACATAATGGACCTAGATCACAAACTTATGAAATTGAAATTCCAGGTAACATGGTGGCAGAATTTTCTTTAGATGACATCGATGGAAAGGATTTAATTCATAACGGACAGAAAGTACCCGCTGCTTTTGGAGCCGTGCAATTGTCGCCAGGTAAACATATTATTGAATTAAAAATTAACTCATTTTAA
- a CDS encoding RagB/SusD family nutrient uptake outer membrane protein: MKKFKNISITFLILISLGVLNSCESVLEVEPESSISDEQFWKTNEDAKLGLAAAYDALQKAYRTKRFYWGEFRADNYVNSEKPQPDTQDLINNNLTPESSTEYLQWDEFYSLIFRANLAIEKIPEIPYYDTQYLGEAYALRAFAYFDAYRVWGGVPLFTKAELTFSDDAIKPRSSAQEVLDLVLSDIEEAEKNLTVVSSDYTFSKLSLLAFKAQVHMYLNEYEAANTALTSLIASNQFSLTTNRKQWRDLFLNDEINYPGEGQEGPELIMSIRYDFEEDGNRASGIYQVFFPGVPSYYVAPNLVEEWETKFPTDSTAWATKYPNVPPHVFEENEDTGELNAKYGDYRYYESIAAPGTQEEDLRISKYHKVNISPSIDDTNIILFRYADMLLLKAEALNQLGQPTEAIELVNQIREARELPLVNSGTIPDVVNINDKDELEDFILSERRLELLAEGYRWWDLVRTNKAVEVMGPINGLTQDRIIWPLWFRHLIDNPKLEQNVPY, encoded by the coding sequence ATGAAAAAATTTAAAAATATATCTATCACATTTTTAATACTTATTAGCTTAGGTGTTTTAAATTCATGCGAAAGCGTTTTAGAGGTTGAGCCTGAAAGTTCAATATCTGATGAGCAATTTTGGAAAACTAACGAGGATGCTAAATTAGGTTTAGCGGCGGCGTACGATGCGTTACAAAAAGCGTATAGAACTAAAAGGTTTTATTGGGGAGAGTTCCGAGCAGATAATTATGTGAATTCTGAAAAACCTCAACCAGACACGCAAGATTTAATAAATAATAATCTTACACCAGAATCTTCTACAGAATATTTACAATGGGATGAATTTTATTCTCTAATCTTTAGAGCGAATTTAGCCATAGAAAAAATTCCTGAAATACCTTATTATGATACTCAGTATTTAGGAGAAGCTTACGCACTAAGAGCCTTTGCTTATTTCGATGCTTACCGCGTATGGGGTGGAGTACCATTATTTACAAAAGCTGAACTTACTTTTTCAGATGATGCTATAAAACCGAGATCTTCTGCTCAAGAGGTTTTAGATCTAGTATTATCTGATATTGAAGAGGCTGAAAAAAATTTAACAGTAGTATCTAGCGATTATACATTTTCAAAACTGAGCTTGTTAGCATTTAAAGCACAGGTTCATATGTATCTTAATGAATATGAAGCTGCCAATACAGCATTAACATCTTTAATCGCTAGTAATCAATTTTCGTTAACCACCAATAGAAAACAATGGAGAGACCTATTCTTAAATGATGAAATAAACTACCCAGGAGAAGGTCAAGAAGGTCCAGAACTCATTATGTCTATACGATATGATTTTGAAGAGGATGGTAATAGAGCATCTGGAATTTATCAAGTGTTCTTTCCGGGAGTACCTTCTTATTATGTAGCCCCTAATTTGGTTGAAGAGTGGGAAACTAAATTCCCAACAGATTCTACCGCATGGGCAACTAAATATCCAAATGTGCCTCCTCATGTATTTGAAGAAAATGAAGATACAGGAGAACTAAATGCGAAGTATGGAGATTACAGATACTACGAGTCTATTGCAGCGCCGGGAACACAAGAAGAAGATCTTAGAATTTCTAAATACCATAAAGTTAATATTAGTCCAAGCATAGATGACACTAATATTATTCTATTTAGATATGCCGATATGTTACTTCTTAAGGCAGAGGCTTTAAATCAATTAGGCCAGCCTACAGAAGCTATAGAATTAGTTAACCAAATAAGAGAAGCTAGGGAGTTACCTCTAGTAAATTCTGGAACTATTCCAGATGTGGTGAATATTAATGATAAAGACGAATTAGAAGACTTTATTTTATCTGAAAGACGATTAGAATTATTAGCAGAAGGCTATAGATGGTGGGATTTAGTAAGAACAAATAAAGCAGTAGAAGTTATGGGGCCAATTAATGGATTAACACAGGATAGAATAATATGGCCACTTTGGTTTAGACATTTAATAGATAACCCTAAGTTAGAACAAAATGTACCATACTAA